The proteins below are encoded in one region of Bremerella sp. P1:
- the trpC gene encoding indole-3-glycerol phosphate synthase TrpC, translated as MADPTVLDKIVTKKWEEIAAAKAIRPLAEVEARMADAPAPRDFFGALAAGGAVKLIAEVKKASPSKGLIRPDFHPVQIAKDYEAAGASCISCLTDESFFQGHLDYLVAIRSEVGLPILRKDFVLDPYQVVEARAAGADAVLLIAECLDDDALKSLHDQICELGMTPLVELYEESNVARVLNIGAKLVGINNRDLRTFEVDLNHTIRLGQQIPDECVLVGESGIFTHDDILLLQKNDVDAVLVGESLMRQDDVQAAVRKLLGGT; from the coding sequence ATGGCTGATCCGACCGTCCTCGATAAGATCGTCACCAAGAAGTGGGAAGAGATTGCCGCAGCGAAGGCGATCCGTCCACTCGCAGAAGTCGAAGCCCGAATGGCCGACGCACCGGCTCCACGGGACTTCTTCGGAGCCCTGGCCGCAGGCGGCGCGGTCAAGCTGATTGCCGAAGTGAAGAAGGCCAGTCCATCCAAGGGATTGATTCGCCCTGACTTTCATCCGGTACAAATTGCCAAAGACTATGAAGCGGCCGGCGCCTCATGCATCAGCTGCCTGACCGACGAGTCGTTCTTCCAAGGTCATTTGGATTACCTGGTCGCCATTCGCAGCGAAGTCGGCTTGCCGATCCTGCGGAAAGACTTCGTGCTCGATCCTTACCAGGTCGTCGAAGCCCGGGCAGCCGGTGCCGATGCGGTGTTATTAATCGCCGAGTGTTTAGACGACGATGCACTCAAGTCGTTGCACGATCAGATCTGCGAACTGGGCATGACACCGCTGGTTGAGCTTTACGAAGAGTCAAACGTCGCGCGTGTGCTCAACATTGGTGCCAAGTTGGTCGGCATTAATAATCGCGACCTGCGAACGTTCGAGGTCGACTTGAATCATACGATTCGACTTGGCCAACAAATCCCTGACGAATGTGTACTGGTCGGAGAAAGCGGTATTTTCACGCACGACGATATTCTTCTGCTGCAGAAGAATGACGTCGATGCCGTTCTGGTTGGCGAAAGCTTGATGCGGCAGGACGACGTGCAAGCAGCTGTCCGCAAACTTTTGGGTGGCACCTAG
- the purH gene encoding bifunctional phosphoribosylaminoimidazolecarboxamide formyltransferase/IMP cyclohydrolase produces the protein MSLDPVIQNAIISVSNKEGLTEFAQGLVEAGVTIYSTGGTRRHLEEANIPVKDVTEYTQFPEMMDGRLKTLHPKIFGGILCRHDREDDMTAIGEHGIFAIPLVVVNLYPFEETIAKEGVTDAQAIEQIDIGGPTLVRAAAKNHAFSTIACKPSQYPEILAELKNGGKTSLGLRRKLAAAAFAHTAAYDAAIANYFEKDDDCAFPETLRQSFQRKAVLRYGENPHQQGAVYAVPKFNGASLVDAKQLNGKELSYNNLLDLDSALAIARGLPDVAVSVIKHNNPCGAASASTLAEACEKAMLGDPLSAFGSVIGMNAEVDAATAEYLSTPGLFVEAIAAPSFSKEAVEILTTKPKWKSNVRLMEVGPLEGARPEFQSRWIEGGLLVQNTDFSLDDPSTWQVVTETQVEESMKQELLFAWEICRFVKSNAIVLCKDRSLVGAGAGQMSRVDSVQISIEKAADRAPGSVLASDAFFPFPDSIHEAAKAGVKAFIQPGGSKRDQEVIDACNEHKLPMIFTGVRHFRH, from the coding sequence CAGGTGGAACCCGGCGTCACCTGGAAGAAGCCAACATCCCGGTCAAGGATGTCACCGAGTACACCCAGTTCCCCGAGATGATGGATGGCCGGCTGAAGACGCTGCATCCGAAGATCTTCGGTGGGATTCTGTGCCGACACGATCGTGAAGACGACATGACCGCCATCGGCGAGCACGGCATCTTCGCCATTCCCCTGGTCGTGGTGAACTTGTATCCCTTCGAGGAAACGATTGCCAAAGAAGGAGTCACCGACGCCCAGGCCATCGAACAAATCGATATCGGCGGGCCTACCCTGGTGCGTGCTGCCGCGAAGAACCATGCTTTCAGCACGATTGCCTGCAAACCAAGTCAGTACCCCGAGATCCTGGCCGAATTGAAGAACGGCGGAAAGACCTCGCTTGGTCTTCGTCGCAAGCTGGCCGCTGCCGCGTTTGCCCATACAGCCGCCTACGATGCGGCGATCGCCAACTACTTCGAGAAGGACGACGACTGTGCCTTCCCAGAAACGCTGCGTCAGTCGTTCCAACGGAAAGCCGTTCTGCGTTACGGCGAAAACCCACATCAGCAAGGTGCCGTGTACGCGGTGCCGAAGTTTAACGGTGCCTCGCTGGTCGATGCCAAACAGCTCAACGGCAAGGAACTTTCGTACAACAACTTGCTCGACCTCGACAGTGCACTGGCCATTGCCCGCGGTCTGCCGGATGTGGCTGTTTCGGTGATCAAGCACAACAATCCTTGTGGTGCGGCCTCGGCTTCGACACTGGCCGAAGCGTGTGAGAAGGCCATGCTGGGGGATCCGCTCAGTGCGTTTGGTAGCGTGATTGGTATGAACGCGGAAGTCGATGCGGCTACTGCGGAATACCTTTCGACGCCTGGTCTGTTTGTCGAAGCAATCGCCGCCCCGAGCTTCTCAAAGGAAGCGGTGGAGATACTGACCACCAAGCCTAAATGGAAGAGCAACGTTCGCTTGATGGAAGTCGGACCACTGGAAGGTGCTCGTCCGGAGTTCCAGTCGCGTTGGATCGAAGGGGGCCTGCTCGTTCAGAACACCGACTTCTCGCTCGATGATCCAAGCACCTGGCAGGTCGTGACCGAAACGCAGGTCGAGGAATCGATGAAGCAGGAGCTGCTTTTTGCCTGGGAGATCTGCCGTTTCGTGAAGTCGAACGCCATTGTCCTGTGCAAAGACCGCTCGCTCGTGGGTGCCGGGGCAGGGCAGATGAGCCGCGTTGACTCGGTTCAGATTTCGATCGAGAAGGCCGCCGACCGTGCACCCGGTAGCGTGCTGGCCAGTGACGCGTTCTTCCCATTCCCGGACTCGATTCACGAAGCCGCCAAGGCAGGCGTCAAGGCATTCATTCAGCCAGGTGGCTCGAAGCGGGATCAGGAAGTGATCGACGCGTGCAACGAGCACAAGCTGCCGATGATCTTTACTGGTGTTCGTCACTTCCGACATTAA
- a CDS encoding HupE/UreJ family protein, which produces MSFARNLWAIFLIPLLTQQAWAGPVDGLVARNSFLDGVLHPWFGIDHLLATLAIGLLVVHVEKGSTIAVPIVFLSSLMAGAGLNGSGIWLPWGEPIVAFSVILLGVALIPGRRYPELLLAVAVALFGIFQGYVHGRESLADSLPLAYLFGLLLGTGLLLGLGIWIGHWIEPASKVSRSIGVAIALAGLGLFIYSLVA; this is translated from the coding sequence ATGAGCTTTGCCCGAAACCTTTGGGCCATCTTCTTGATCCCGCTGCTGACTCAGCAAGCGTGGGCTGGTCCTGTCGACGGCTTGGTAGCCAGGAACAGTTTTCTCGATGGCGTGTTGCATCCCTGGTTTGGCATCGATCATCTGCTGGCCACACTGGCCATCGGTCTGCTGGTGGTGCATGTCGAAAAGGGATCGACGATCGCAGTTCCGATTGTGTTTCTCAGCAGCTTGATGGCCGGGGCAGGCCTCAATGGAAGCGGGATCTGGCTGCCCTGGGGCGAACCGATCGTCGCGTTCTCGGTGATCTTGTTGGGGGTTGCCCTGATTCCAGGGCGAAGATACCCCGAATTGTTGCTAGCAGTCGCCGTGGCCCTTTTCGGTATTTTTCAAGGCTACGTTCATGGAAGAGAAAGCTTGGCCGATTCGCTGCCGCTGGCATATCTGTTTGGACTGCTGCTGGGGACTGGGTTGCTGCTGGGGCTGGGAATTTGGATCGGCCACTGGATTGAACCGGCTTCCAAGGTGTCGCGGAGTATTGGTGTCGCGATCGCGCTGGCTGGCTTGGGATTATTCATCTACAGCCTTGTCGCCTAG